In one window of Candidatus Deferrimicrobiaceae bacterium DNA:
- a CDS encoding DMT family transporter: MLSRGLSRLALVGSAIAFALMAVLSRLLSRDAGGFTAGQLSMIRFVVGVLISLAAFRIRPALYRPHNRFLLAMRGISGGIVVVLYFFALARIPAAEAGLIYNLYPVFATALSTVVFRERPTIHLLLGLLAATAGVGLMLGRGGMPSGVGVGEIAAFGSAIFAAISANMIRGMRGTDNAPTIFFWFCLMGIPVVAPFSLAPWPMAGLPWLIAVGMGLSAFAAQLLMTEAYGALAVSEAAVWLQLSPIALLFLASLLLGERISATAVAGVLLGVAGVAWATVLGQRRTAVSPPEEPPEA, from the coding sequence GTGCTATCCCGGGGATTGTCGCGCCTGGCGCTGGTCGGGTCGGCGATCGCCTTCGCCCTGATGGCCGTGCTGTCGCGCCTCCTGTCCCGCGACGCGGGCGGATTCACCGCAGGGCAGCTTTCGATGATCCGCTTCGTCGTGGGCGTCCTCATCTCCCTAGCCGCATTCCGCATCCGTCCCGCCCTCTATCGCCCGCATAACCGGTTCCTGCTCGCGATGCGCGGAATCTCCGGCGGCATCGTGGTGGTCCTCTACTTCTTCGCGCTGGCGCGGATCCCGGCCGCCGAGGCGGGGCTGATCTACAACCTCTACCCGGTCTTCGCGACGGCGCTGTCGACCGTCGTCTTCCGGGAACGCCCGACGATCCACCTGCTGCTGGGGCTGCTCGCGGCCACCGCCGGGGTAGGTCTGATGCTCGGGCGGGGCGGCATGCCCTCGGGCGTGGGAGTCGGCGAGATCGCGGCTTTCGGTTCGGCGATCTTCGCGGCGATCAGCGCGAACATGATCCGCGGGATGCGCGGTACCGACAACGCCCCGACGATCTTCTTCTGGTTCTGCCTCATGGGGATTCCCGTGGTCGCGCCCTTTTCCCTCGCCCCGTGGCCTATGGCCGGGCTCCCCTGGTTGATCGCGGTGGGCATGGGGCTCTCCGCCTTTGCCGCCCAGCTCCTGATGACCGAGGCGTACGGCGCGCTCGCGGTGTCCGAGGCGGCGGTCTGGCTCCAGCTTTCCCCGATCGCGCTGTTGTTCCTGGCGTCGCTGCTGCTGGGCGAGCGCATCTCGGCAACGGCTGTGGCCGGCGTGCTGCTCGGCGTGGCCGGTGTCGCCTGGGCGACCGTGCTTGGCCAGCGCCGGACGGCGGTTTCGCCGCCCGAGGAGCCGCCCGAGGCCTGA
- a CDS encoding FAD-dependent oxidoreductase, giving the protein MKLVIVGGVAGGASAAARARRVDEHAEIVLFERGEDISFANCGLPYHVGKTIPNRDALLIMTPARFRARTGIDVRVRQEITAIDPAAHTVTVFDRETERVYTESYDKLILSPGASPIRPAIPGVDDPAVTMLWTLADMDRVKARVDDGIRRVVVAGGGFIGLELVEELRRRNLEVTLVEMAPQLLPPFDPEMTTPLAAELAANGVRLLLESPVAALRRAALGDDTQAETVQVVLGDGRTVSADLVVLAIGVRPNATLAQSAGLAAGARGGILVDEKMRTSDPDIYAVGDAVQVTDALGNPAQIPLAGPANRQGRIAADNALGGNATYRGTFGTAVVKLFALTAASTGASEKMLKAAAVPYEKIYLNPFSHATYYPGAQMMHLKLLFSQEGKILGAQIVGRDGVDKRIDVIATAMQAGLGVRDLAALELAYAPPYGSAKDPVNFAGFVAANLLDGKTDVAHADALPEGAYLLDVREPAEHAAGAIPGSTLIPLGTLRGRLGELPRDREIVAYCAVGIRGYLAERILKQEGFKASNLSGGFTTWKLFRAASTRTA; this is encoded by the coding sequence ATGAAACTGGTCATCGTCGGGGGCGTGGCAGGGGGCGCAAGCGCAGCGGCACGGGCAAGGCGGGTCGACGAGCATGCCGAGATCGTGCTCTTCGAGCGGGGCGAAGACATCTCGTTCGCCAACTGCGGGCTTCCGTACCACGTCGGGAAGACCATCCCCAACCGCGATGCGCTTCTGATCATGACACCCGCCCGCTTCCGGGCCCGCACCGGCATCGACGTACGCGTCCGGCAGGAGATCACCGCCATCGACCCCGCCGCGCATACCGTTACGGTTTTCGACCGCGAGACCGAGCGGGTCTACACGGAATCGTACGACAAGCTGATCCTGTCGCCCGGCGCCAGCCCGATCCGGCCCGCGATCCCCGGCGTCGACGACCCGGCGGTCACGATGCTCTGGACGCTGGCCGACATGGACCGGGTCAAGGCGCGCGTCGACGACGGCATCCGACGCGTCGTCGTCGCGGGCGGCGGCTTCATCGGGCTCGAACTGGTCGAGGAGCTGCGTCGCCGCAACCTCGAGGTCACGCTGGTCGAGATGGCGCCGCAGCTCCTGCCGCCGTTCGACCCCGAGATGACCACGCCGCTGGCGGCCGAGCTGGCGGCGAACGGCGTCCGCCTGCTTCTCGAAAGCCCGGTCGCTGCCCTCCGGCGCGCGGCCCTGGGCGACGACACGCAGGCCGAAACGGTGCAGGTCGTGCTCGGCGACGGGCGTACGGTGTCGGCCGACCTCGTCGTGCTCGCGATCGGCGTCCGTCCCAATGCGACGCTCGCGCAGTCGGCGGGGCTCGCCGCCGGCGCGCGCGGCGGCATCCTGGTCGACGAGAAGATGCGAACGAGCGATCCAGACATCTACGCGGTTGGCGATGCCGTCCAGGTCACCGACGCCCTGGGGAACCCCGCCCAGATCCCGCTCGCGGGGCCGGCCAACCGGCAGGGGCGCATCGCGGCCGACAACGCGCTCGGCGGAAACGCGACCTACCGGGGCACCTTCGGCACCGCGGTCGTCAAGCTGTTCGCGCTGACGGCGGCCTCGACCGGCGCCTCCGAGAAGATGCTCAAGGCCGCCGCCGTCCCGTACGAGAAGATCTATCTCAACCCGTTCTCGCACGCGACCTACTACCCCGGCGCCCAGATGATGCACCTCAAGCTGCTCTTCTCGCAGGAAGGAAAGATCCTGGGGGCGCAGATCGTCGGGCGCGACGGCGTCGACAAGCGGATCGACGTCATTGCGACGGCGATGCAGGCGGGGCTGGGCGTACGCGACCTGGCGGCGCTCGAGCTGGCCTATGCGCCGCCGTACGGCTCGGCCAAGGATCCGGTCAACTTTGCCGGATTCGTCGCGGCGAACTTGCTCGACGGGAAAACCGACGTCGCGCACGCCGACGCCCTCCCCGAAGGCGCCTATCTGCTCGACGTGCGAGAGCCGGCCGAGCACGCCGCGGGCGCGATCCCCGGCTCGACGCTGATACCCCTGGGCACGCTGCGCGGTCGGCTGGGCGAGCTGCCGCGCGACCGCGAGATCGTCGCTTACTGCGCCGTGGGCATCCGCGGCTACCTTGCCGAGCGGATCCTGAAGCAGGAGGGGTTCAAGGCGAGCAACCTGAGCGGCGGCTTCACGACGTGGAAGCTGTTCCGGGCGGCGTCTACCCGAACAGCCTGA
- a CDS encoding LrgB family protein, with protein MSVALSQLWALLSGTPLLWLTATLVAYQAGSWLFQRFGCHPLLNPVLTAVVLLVALLKASGADYSTYFSGARFIHFMLGPATVALAIPLYREVARIRNAFAPILVSLSIGSLGAVASAVGIARACGGERIILLSLAPKSITTPIAMGVSEQIGGLPSLTAVSVVLTGIGGAVFGGWVLDRCRVRDEAARGLAMGVASHGIGTARALQWSRTSGAFAALAMALNGLLTALLLPLLVRLFG; from the coding sequence GTGAGCGTGGCGCTGTCGCAACTCTGGGCGCTGCTTTCGGGCACGCCGCTCCTGTGGCTGACCGCGACGCTGGTCGCCTACCAGGCGGGCTCGTGGCTCTTCCAGCGGTTCGGATGCCACCCGCTGCTCAACCCGGTGCTGACCGCGGTGGTCCTCCTCGTCGCCCTGCTCAAGGCGAGCGGCGCCGACTATTCGACCTATTTCAGCGGGGCGCGCTTCATCCACTTCATGCTGGGCCCGGCCACCGTCGCGTTGGCGATCCCGCTCTACCGGGAAGTCGCGCGAATTCGAAATGCCTTCGCACCCATCCTCGTCTCGCTGTCGATCGGGTCGCTGGGCGCCGTCGCGAGCGCGGTCGGCATCGCGCGGGCATGCGGCGGCGAGCGGATCATCCTGCTGTCGCTGGCGCCGAAATCGATCACGACGCCGATCGCCATGGGCGTCTCGGAGCAGATCGGCGGCCTTCCGTCGCTGACCGCCGTGTCGGTGGTGCTGACCGGCATCGGCGGCGCCGTCTTCGGCGGCTGGGTCCTAGACCGGTGCCGGGTGAGGGACGAAGCCGCCCGCGGCCTCGCGATGGGCGTGGCTTCGCACGGCATCGGCACCGCGCGGGCGCTCCAGTGGAGCCGGACGTCCGGCGCGTTCGCCGCCCTGGCGATGGCGCTGAACGGCCTCTTGACGGCGCTCCTCTTGCCCCTCCTCGTCAGGCTGTTCGGGTAG
- a CDS encoding CidA/LrgA family protein, protein MTLGYLTLILLCQLAGEIVAKLARLPVPGPVIGMVILFCGLLIRGRLPEGLEASGGFLLKTLPLLFVPAGVGIVTQFDVLARSFAAFAGAIVIGTALTIALTGVVMQRAMRRGTRGKEAGES, encoded by the coding sequence ATGACCTTGGGCTACCTGACGCTGATCCTCCTCTGCCAGCTTGCGGGCGAGATCGTCGCGAAGCTGGCGCGGCTGCCGGTGCCCGGGCCGGTGATCGGGATGGTGATCCTGTTTTGCGGGCTGCTGATCCGGGGGCGGCTGCCGGAGGGGCTCGAGGCGTCGGGCGGATTCCTGCTGAAGACCCTGCCGCTGCTGTTCGTGCCCGCTGGCGTCGGCATCGTCACTCAGTTCGACGTGCTGGCCCGCTCCTTCGCCGCCTTCGCCGGCGCAATCGTCATAGGGACCGCATTGACGATCGCCTTGACCGGGGTCGTCATGCAGCGCGCGATGCGGCGCGGAACCCGAGGCAAGGAGGCGGGGGAGTCGTGA
- a CDS encoding universal stress protein produces the protein MVRKILLAYDGTREGRVALLECGEIAPLLHAELHLLAVMRIPSGVFLSEGYVPESVMTSERQRFQEIVDEGVSLLTRGGYAAQGHLAFGEPVEAICRMAESLGTDLIVLGHRKQSAFAARWWKGSVGMSLLECAPCSVLIAIGK, from the coding sequence ATGGTCCGGAAGATCCTGCTGGCGTATGACGGGACTCGGGAGGGGCGCGTGGCGCTGCTCGAGTGCGGCGAGATCGCGCCGCTGCTCCATGCCGAGCTTCACCTGCTCGCGGTAATGCGCATCCCGTCGGGCGTTTTCCTGTCGGAAGGGTATGTGCCCGAAAGCGTGATGACGTCGGAAAGGCAGCGGTTCCAGGAGATCGTCGACGAGGGCGTCTCGCTGCTGACCCGGGGCGGATACGCCGCCCAGGGACACCTCGCCTTCGGGGAACCGGTCGAGGCGATCTGCCGAATGGCCGAATCGTTAGGCACGGACCTGATCGTGCTCGGCCATCGGAAGCAGAGCGCGTTCGCGGCGCGCTGGTGGAAGGGATCGGTCGGCATGTCGCTGCTCGAGTGCGCGCCGTGCAGCGTGCTGATCGCCATCGGAAAATGA
- a CDS encoding DHA2 family efflux MFS transporter permease subunit has product MKSARERWFAVAAVMLATSSMVLATTIINVSIPAIMAEFRMGQDQAQWLSTGFIGAMAATMLLTSWCVRAFGIRATYLATMAVFFAASIAGGTAGGPNAVTLARIVQGAAGGVVQPLAMIVIFQVFPYDQRGRAMGLYGLAVVLSPAIGPAAGGLMTLAFGWRSVFFAVLPFCLVGVLMAAKYLPGREERGERPAFDAPGFALLSGFILALFASLRSGRSAGWLSGATLLLIVASLAAGAGFVVREVRCRKPLLDLRIFSNRQFAAAAAVSFVYGVGIYGSTYLIPLLVQTVSGYDPMRSGLLLLPGGLVLAVAIFIAGHLTDRYPAWLIVSSGLAGIGVSFALFGRVDAATSFAALAWWIVLGRIGLGLVIPALNAGAVQTLSPELLNQGSGAINFVRLLGGAFGVTLLSAVLDWRIAYHAASREGARVAGFRDAFLMAALIFGLALLPAFFMRRGGNHHGPEDPAGV; this is encoded by the coding sequence ATGAAATCGGCGCGCGAGCGGTGGTTTGCCGTGGCCGCGGTCATGCTCGCCACTTCCTCGATGGTGCTCGCCACGACGATCATCAACGTGTCGATTCCCGCGATCATGGCCGAGTTCCGCATGGGGCAGGACCAGGCCCAGTGGCTTTCGACCGGCTTCATCGGCGCCATGGCCGCCACCATGCTTCTGACTTCCTGGTGCGTTCGCGCTTTCGGGATTCGGGCAACCTATCTCGCGACCATGGCCGTTTTCTTCGCGGCATCGATCGCAGGCGGCACGGCCGGCGGCCCGAACGCCGTGACACTGGCACGGATCGTCCAGGGGGCGGCGGGCGGCGTGGTCCAGCCGTTGGCGATGATCGTCATCTTCCAGGTATTCCCGTACGACCAGCGGGGGCGCGCCATGGGGCTCTACGGGCTCGCGGTGGTGCTGTCCCCTGCGATCGGTCCCGCTGCCGGCGGCCTGATGACCCTGGCCTTCGGGTGGCGGTCGGTCTTCTTCGCCGTCCTCCCCTTTTGTCTCGTCGGCGTGTTGATGGCGGCGAAATATCTCCCGGGCCGGGAGGAGCGGGGTGAGCGACCGGCATTCGACGCTCCCGGCTTTGCCCTCCTTTCGGGGTTCATCCTGGCGTTGTTCGCCTCCCTGCGGTCGGGCCGGAGCGCCGGCTGGCTGTCCGGAGCGACGCTTCTCCTGATTGTCGCGTCGTTGGCCGCGGGGGCCGGGTTCGTCGTGCGGGAGGTCCGGTGCAGGAAGCCGCTGCTCGACCTGCGCATCTTCTCGAATCGGCAATTCGCCGCTGCGGCGGCTGTCTCGTTCGTCTACGGAGTCGGGATCTACGGCTCCACCTACCTGATCCCGCTCCTCGTCCAGACCGTGTCGGGCTACGACCCGATGCGATCGGGGCTGCTGCTCCTGCCGGGCGGGCTGGTGCTGGCCGTCGCCATCTTCATTGCGGGTCATCTCACCGACCGGTATCCGGCTTGGCTCATCGTCTCATCGGGACTTGCCGGCATCGGCGTCTCCTTCGCCCTGTTCGGGCGGGTGGATGCGGCCACGTCCTTCGCGGCGCTGGCCTGGTGGATCGTCCTGGGCCGGATCGGCCTCGGATTGGTCATCCCGGCGCTGAACGCGGGGGCGGTCCAGACCCTTTCTCCGGAGCTTTTGAACCAGGGCTCCGGCGCGATCAATTTTGTTCGCCTGCTGGGCGGGGCGTTCGGTGTCACGCTGCTCTCCGCGGTGCTGGATTGGCGCATCGCATATCACGCCGCTTCGAGGGAAGGCGCCCGTGTCGCAGGGTTCCGGGACGCGTTCCTGATGGCGGCGCTCATCTTTGGCCTGGCGCTGCTGCCGGCCTTTTTCATGCGAAGGGGAGGGAATCACCATGGTCCGGAAGATCCTGCTGGCGTATGA
- a CDS encoding DUF1003 domain-containing protein, translating into MEKRTIPTIEELRRLRPPIPNVNVRHRESMSALERIAVKVTDHVGSMGFFLVIFGWTFAWLGWNTLAPKEWRFDPFPAFVLWLFLSNMIQIFLMPLIMIGQNLQGRHAEKRAESDYDVNVKAEREIEAILLHLEQQNDLILRILKRMEGEADQE; encoded by the coding sequence ATGGAAAAACGAACGATCCCGACCATCGAAGAACTTCGCCGACTGCGGCCGCCGATCCCCAACGTGAACGTCCGGCACCGGGAGAGCATGAGCGCTCTCGAGAGGATCGCGGTCAAGGTGACGGACCATGTGGGGTCGATGGGCTTCTTCCTCGTCATTTTCGGCTGGACCTTCGCGTGGCTGGGATGGAACACGCTGGCCCCGAAGGAATGGCGCTTCGACCCGTTCCCGGCGTTCGTCCTGTGGCTGTTCCTGTCGAACATGATCCAGATCTTCCTCATGCCGCTGATCATGATCGGGCAGAACCTGCAGGGCCGGCACGCCGAAAAGCGGGCGGAATCCGACTACGACGTCAACGTGAAGGCCGAGCGGGAGATCGAGGCGATCCTCCTGCACCTCGAGCAACAGAACGACCTGATCCTGCGGATTTTGAAACGGATGGAAGGGGAGGCGGACCAGGAATGA